A portion of the Streptomyces erythrochromogenes genome contains these proteins:
- a CDS encoding AMP-dependent synthetase/ligase — protein sequence MREFSLPALYEVPSDGNLTDLIRRNAAQHPDTAVMSRKADGRWQDVTATEFLAEVRATAKGLIAAGVRPGDRVALISRTRYEWVLIDFAIWSAGGVTVPVYETSSPEQIQWILGDSGAVAVVVESTGHGKAVASLRDRLPELREVWEIEQGAVEALKAAGAAVTDAEVEERSSLANADDPATIVYTSGTTGRPKGCVLTHRNFFAECGNAVERLSPLFKTGECSVLLFLPAAHVFGRLVEVAAVLAPIRLGCVPDIKNLTDELQSFRPTLILGVPRVFEKVYNSARAKAQAEGKGKIFDAAAETAIAYSRALDTPRGPSFGLKLKHKLFSKLVYSKLHAVLGGRGEYAISGGAPLGERLGHFFRGIGFTVLEGYGLTESCAATTFNPWDKQKIGTVGQPMPGSVVRIADDGEVLLHGEQIFTGYWNNEAATAEALTDGWFHTGDVGTLDEDGYLTITGRKKELIVTAGGKNVAPAVIEDRIRAHALVAECMVVGDARPFVAALVTIDEEFLGRWAAENGKPTGVTAAELREDADLIAAVQKAIDDGNAAVSKAESVRKFRILPSQFTEESGHITPSLKLKRNVVAKDYADEIEALYRG from the coding sequence TTGCGCGAGTTCAGCCTTCCGGCCCTGTACGAGGTCCCGTCGGACGGGAACCTGACGGATCTCATCCGCCGCAACGCCGCTCAGCACCCAGACACCGCCGTGATGAGCCGCAAGGCCGACGGCCGGTGGCAGGACGTGACGGCGACCGAGTTCCTGGCCGAGGTCCGTGCCACGGCCAAGGGCCTGATCGCGGCCGGCGTCCGTCCCGGCGACCGCGTCGCCCTGATCTCCCGCACCCGCTACGAGTGGGTGCTGATCGACTTCGCGATCTGGAGCGCGGGCGGCGTCACCGTCCCCGTGTACGAGACCAGCTCCCCCGAGCAGATCCAGTGGATCCTCGGCGATTCCGGCGCCGTCGCGGTCGTCGTGGAGAGCACCGGGCACGGCAAGGCCGTGGCCTCGCTGCGCGACCGCCTGCCGGAGCTGCGCGAGGTCTGGGAGATCGAGCAGGGGGCGGTGGAGGCGCTGAAGGCCGCGGGCGCGGCCGTCACCGACGCCGAGGTCGAGGAGCGCAGCAGCCTCGCGAACGCCGACGACCCGGCCACCATCGTCTACACCTCGGGCACCACCGGCCGCCCCAAGGGCTGTGTGCTGACCCACCGCAACTTCTTCGCGGAGTGCGGCAACGCGGTGGAGCGCCTGAGCCCGCTGTTCAAGACCGGCGAGTGCTCGGTGCTGCTGTTCCTGCCGGCCGCGCACGTCTTCGGGCGCCTGGTGGAGGTGGCGGCCGTACTGGCGCCGATCCGCCTGGGTTGCGTACCGGACATCAAGAACCTCACCGACGAGCTGCAGTCCTTCCGCCCCACGCTGATCCTCGGCGTCCCCCGGGTCTTCGAGAAGGTCTACAACTCGGCGCGCGCCAAGGCGCAGGCCGAGGGCAAGGGGAAGATCTTCGACGCCGCGGCCGAAACGGCCATCGCCTACAGCCGTGCGCTGGACACCCCGCGCGGCCCGTCGTTCGGGCTGAAGCTCAAGCACAAGCTCTTCTCGAAGCTGGTCTACAGCAAGCTGCACGCGGTCCTCGGCGGGCGCGGCGAGTACGCGATCTCCGGCGGCGCGCCGTTGGGCGAGCGGCTCGGCCACTTCTTCCGCGGCATCGGCTTCACGGTCCTGGAGGGCTACGGCCTGACCGAGTCCTGTGCCGCGACCACCTTCAACCCGTGGGACAAGCAGAAGATCGGCACGGTCGGCCAGCCCATGCCGGGCTCCGTGGTGCGCATCGCGGACGACGGCGAGGTGCTGCTGCACGGCGAGCAGATCTTCACGGGGTACTGGAACAACGAGGCGGCGACCGCCGAGGCGCTGACCGACGGCTGGTTCCACACCGGCGACGTCGGCACCCTCGACGAGGACGGCTACCTCACGATCACCGGCCGCAAGAAGGAGCTCATCGTCACGGCGGGCGGCAAGAACGTGGCCCCCGCGGTGATCGAGGACCGGATCCGGGCGCACGCGCTGGTCGCGGAGTGCATGGTGGTCGGCGACGCGAGGCCGTTCGTGGCCGCGCTGGTCACGATCGACGAGGAGTTCCTCGGCCGCTGGGCCGCGGAGAACGGCAAGCCGACCGGGGTCACGGCGGCGGAGCTGCGTGAGGACGCGGACCTCATCGCCGCCGTCCAGAAGGCGATCGACGACGGCAATGCGGCGGTCTCCAAGGCGGAATCGGTGCGGAAATTCCGCATTCTGCCCTCCCAGTTCACGGAGGAGTCGGGCCACATCACGCCGTCGCTGAAGCTCAAGCGCAACGTGGTGGCGAAGGACTACGCGGACGAGATCGAGGCGCTCTACCGCGGCTGA
- the macS gene encoding MacS family sensor histidine kinase, producing MAKRERVVRMSVEQPLWRALTAYRLLTMVYAVLLFASAYRQFPHPWPAAGYLAVLAVWTLATFRKVSNAASCTKGFLVADLTVAIVGILLTPIVDTHERIIGGGPTLPTIWTAGAVLGFAIKGGWRWACFASTFVAMANIVIHSGQPTRDTLHNVLLVWVASVAIGYVVEVARASENTLARALEIEAATRERERLARDIHDGVLQVLAMVQRRGSELGGEAEELGRMAGEQEVALRTLVSSGLVQPSRVSRDESRGALVDSYEDDETGADDGELDLRTLLAPHAGSRVSFAEPGTPVPLPVPAAKELAAAVGAALDNVRKHAGEGARAWILVEDWGDEVIVTVRDDGPGIPAGRLDQAEGEGRMGVALSIRGRLRDLGGSADLVSVPGQGTEVELKVPRGRTDKK from the coding sequence ATGGCGAAACGCGAACGCGTCGTACGCATGTCGGTCGAGCAGCCGCTCTGGCGTGCCCTGACCGCGTACCGGCTGCTGACCATGGTCTACGCGGTGCTGCTGTTCGCCTCGGCGTACCGGCAGTTCCCGCACCCCTGGCCCGCGGCCGGCTACCTCGCGGTCCTGGCCGTGTGGACGCTCGCGACCTTCCGCAAGGTCTCGAACGCGGCCAGCTGCACCAAGGGGTTCCTCGTCGCGGACCTCACCGTCGCGATCGTCGGGATCCTGCTGACGCCGATCGTCGACACCCACGAGCGGATCATCGGCGGCGGGCCCACCCTCCCCACCATCTGGACGGCCGGCGCCGTCCTCGGCTTCGCCATCAAGGGCGGCTGGCGCTGGGCCTGCTTCGCCTCCACCTTCGTGGCCATGGCCAACATCGTCATCCACAGCGGCCAGCCCACCCGGGACACCCTGCACAACGTCCTGCTGGTCTGGGTCGCCTCCGTGGCCATCGGCTACGTCGTCGAGGTCGCCCGGGCCAGCGAGAACACCCTCGCCCGCGCCCTGGAGATCGAGGCCGCCACCCGCGAGCGCGAGCGCCTCGCCCGCGACATCCACGACGGCGTCCTCCAGGTCCTGGCCATGGTCCAGCGCCGCGGCTCCGAACTGGGCGGCGAGGCCGAGGAGCTCGGCAGGATGGCGGGGGAGCAGGAGGTGGCGCTGCGCACGCTCGTCTCCAGCGGCCTGGTGCAGCCCTCCCGGGTCTCCCGCGACGAGTCGCGGGGCGCGCTGGTCGACTCGTACGAGGACGACGAGACCGGCGCGGACGACGGCGAACTGGACCTGCGCACGCTCCTCGCCCCGCACGCCGGGTCCCGGGTGAGCTTCGCCGAGCCGGGCACTCCGGTACCGCTGCCCGTGCCCGCCGCGAAGGAGCTGGCGGCCGCCGTCGGCGCCGCGCTCGACAACGTGCGCAAGCACGCCGGGGAAGGCGCCAGGGCCTGGATCCTGGTCGAGGACTGGGGCGACGAGGTGATAGTGACCGTCCGCGACGACGGCCCCGGCATCCCCGCGGGCCGCCTCGACCAGGCCGAGGGCGAGGGCCGGATGGGCGTGGCCCTCTCCATCCGCGGCCGGCTTCGCGACCTCGGCGGCAGCGCCGATCTGGTGTCCGTCCCCGGGCAGGGCACCGAAGTGGAACTGAAGGTACCCAGGGGCAGGACGGACAAGAAGTGA
- a CDS encoding ArsA family ATPase has translation MHTLLITGPGGAGRTTVAAATALAAAREGQRVLLLSGDPGDPLAELLGDPIPPGLSVARVDSGQEFRDELVALQERGSALLAMVGARPLGAEELTELPGSEQFALLRALRRAAAAPATDLVVVDLPPLHQAVATLALPAQLRRYLARLLPAEKQAARALRPVLAQLAGVPMPAQWLYEAAARWDEELAAVQAVVEADTTEVRLVAEPGPAAADTLRLGRLGLALQQLPVSAVVANRMVPHGSADPWLAGLAAQQEKYAAEWADEGPVVALAHLGPDPQGQDDLDRLAAPGGLVPDAPAPRRAWTVEDRLAEDGVLVWVVPLPGAHKRDLDLVRRGDELLLTAGPYRRIVPLPSALRRCTVSGAALTEGELRIRFTPDPGLWPRTR, from the coding sequence ATGCACACCTTGCTCATCACCGGCCCCGGCGGGGCCGGGCGGACCACCGTGGCGGCGGCCACCGCCCTCGCCGCGGCCCGCGAGGGGCAGCGGGTGCTGCTGCTCTCCGGCGACCCGGGCGACCCGCTCGCCGAACTCCTCGGCGACCCGATCCCGCCCGGCCTGAGCGTCGCCCGGGTGGACTCCGGCCAGGAGTTCCGCGACGAACTCGTCGCCCTCCAGGAACGCGGATCCGCCCTCCTCGCCATGGTCGGCGCCCGGCCGCTGGGCGCCGAGGAACTCACCGAACTGCCCGGCTCCGAACAGTTCGCCCTGCTCCGCGCCCTGCGACGGGCCGCCGCCGCACCCGCCACCGACCTCGTCGTCGTCGACCTGCCCCCGCTCCACCAGGCCGTCGCCACCCTCGCCCTCCCCGCCCAGCTGCGCCGCTACCTCGCCCGCCTGCTCCCCGCAGAGAAGCAGGCCGCCCGCGCCCTGCGGCCCGTACTGGCCCAGCTGGCCGGCGTGCCCATGCCCGCCCAGTGGCTCTACGAGGCCGCAGCGCGCTGGGACGAGGAGCTGGCCGCCGTCCAGGCCGTCGTGGAGGCCGACACCACCGAAGTGCGCCTGGTCGCCGAGCCCGGACCGGCCGCCGCCGACACGCTTCGGCTGGGACGCCTGGGCCTCGCCCTCCAGCAGCTGCCCGTCTCCGCCGTCGTCGCCAACCGGATGGTCCCGCACGGCTCCGCCGACCCCTGGCTCGCCGGGCTCGCCGCCCAGCAGGAGAAGTACGCCGCCGAGTGGGCCGACGAGGGCCCGGTGGTCGCCCTCGCCCACCTCGGCCCCGACCCCCAGGGCCAGGACGACCTCGACCGGCTCGCCGCCCCCGGCGGACTCGTCCCGGACGCGCCCGCGCCCCGCCGGGCCTGGACCGTCGAGGACCGGCTCGCCGAGGACGGCGTCCTCGTCTGGGTGGTTCCGCTGCCCGGCGCGCACAAACGCGACCTCGACCTCGTCCGCCGCGGCGACGAGCTGCTGCTCACCGCGGGCCCGTACCGCAGGATCGTTCCGCTGCCCTCGGCGCTGCGCCGGTGCACCGTCTCCGGCGCCGCCCTCACCGAAGGCGAGCTCCGCATCCGCTTCACCCCCGACCCCGGCCTGTGGCCCCGTACGCGCTGA
- a CDS encoding alpha/beta hydrolase: MPVLPGAEPFRHEGGEVGVLLCHGFTGSPQSLRPWAEYLAGRGLTVSLPLLPGHGTRWQDMQLTGWQDWYAEVDRALRELLDRCTQVFVFGLSMGGALTLRLAAKHGDAISGIVLVNPANKVHDPLAFALPVAQHFIRSTPGIASDIAKPGSVEVGYDRVPTRAAHSLRKFLQLVDADLPQVTQPLLLLHSPQDHVVPPVDSARVLARVSSTDVTETLLEQSYHVATLDHDAERIFADSFAFVGRLAESVGREGAEAGG, translated from the coding sequence GTGCCCGTCCTCCCTGGAGCCGAGCCGTTCCGCCACGAGGGCGGAGAGGTCGGCGTCCTTCTCTGCCACGGCTTCACCGGTTCCCCGCAGTCCCTCCGTCCCTGGGCCGAGTACCTCGCCGGGCGGGGCCTGACGGTGTCGCTTCCGCTGCTGCCCGGGCACGGGACGCGCTGGCAGGACATGCAGCTCACGGGCTGGCAGGACTGGTACGCCGAGGTGGACCGCGCCCTGCGCGAGCTGCTGGACCGGTGCACGCAGGTGTTCGTCTTCGGGCTGTCGATGGGCGGCGCGCTGACCCTGCGGCTGGCGGCCAAGCACGGGGACGCCATCAGCGGCATCGTGCTGGTCAACCCGGCCAACAAGGTGCACGACCCGCTGGCCTTCGCCCTTCCCGTGGCCCAGCACTTCATCCGGTCGACGCCCGGCATCGCCAGTGACATCGCCAAGCCGGGCTCGGTGGAGGTCGGCTACGACCGGGTCCCGACGCGGGCCGCGCACTCGCTGCGGAAGTTCCTGCAGCTGGTGGACGCCGATCTGCCGCAGGTGACCCAGCCGCTGCTGCTGCTGCACAGCCCGCAGGACCACGTCGTGCCGCCCGTCGACTCGGCGCGGGTGCTGGCCCGGGTCTCGTCGACGGACGTCACGGAGACCCTGCTGGAACAGAGCTACCACGTCGCGACGTTGGACCATGATGCGGAGCGGATCTTCGCGGACAGTTTTGCGTTCGTCGGCCGACTGGCGGAGAGCGTGGGCAGGGAGGGGGCGGAGGCCGGTGGCTGA
- a CDS encoding SRPBCC family protein, translated as MAEHTSSSITIDAAPGDVMAVIADFARYPEWTGEVKEAEVLATDAAGRAEKVRLLLDAGAIKDDHTLAYTWKGTDEVSWTLDKSQMLRQLDGSYRLAPVDGGKRTEVTYQLTVDVKIPMLGMIKRKAEKVIIDRALAGLKKRVESV; from the coding sequence ATGGCGGAACACACCAGCTCAAGCATCACGATCGACGCCGCGCCCGGCGACGTGATGGCCGTGATCGCCGACTTCGCCCGCTACCCCGAGTGGACCGGCGAGGTGAAGGAGGCCGAGGTCCTCGCCACCGACGCCGCGGGCCGGGCCGAGAAGGTCCGACTGCTGCTCGACGCGGGCGCGATCAAGGACGACCACACCCTCGCCTACACCTGGAAGGGCACCGACGAGGTCAGCTGGACCCTGGACAAGTCCCAGATGCTGCGCCAGCTCGACGGCTCCTACCGGCTGGCCCCGGTGGACGGCGGCAAGCGCACCGAGGTCACCTACCAGCTGACCGTCGACGTCAAGATCCCCATGCTCGGCATGATCAAGCGCAAGGCCGAGAAGGTCATCATCGACCGCGCGCTGGCGGGCCTGAAGAAGCGCGTCGAGTCCGTCTGA
- a CDS encoding DUF5304 domain-containing protein, protein MSEATDRPTDDDAWAKACAEDLAAEKERLRGQGQAGSGTTGTAAEELFKLFEAVADKVSGLNNPLFGAAAQGAVRQIVDQAKSAAKPVVERNPEVFDHLAAAGSELLAAYRSAVEGHEGRWTRGEPRAPRQASGDRDPRRDGPDDGPAERIDLD, encoded by the coding sequence ATGAGCGAGGCCACCGACCGCCCCACCGACGACGACGCCTGGGCCAAGGCCTGTGCCGAGGACCTCGCGGCCGAGAAGGAGCGCCTGCGCGGGCAGGGCCAGGCCGGCTCCGGAACCACCGGCACCGCCGCCGAGGAGCTGTTCAAGCTCTTCGAGGCCGTCGCCGACAAGGTCTCCGGCCTGAACAACCCGCTGTTCGGCGCCGCCGCACAGGGCGCGGTCCGCCAGATCGTCGACCAGGCGAAAAGCGCCGCGAAGCCCGTCGTCGAACGCAACCCCGAGGTCTTCGACCACCTCGCGGCCGCCGGCTCCGAGCTGCTCGCCGCCTACCGCTCCGCCGTCGAGGGCCACGAGGGCCGCTGGACCCGGGGCGAGCCCCGGGCACCCCGGCAGGCCTCCGGCGACCGCGACCCCCGCCGGGACGGCCCCGACGACGGTCCCGCCGAGCGGATCGATCTCGACTGA
- a CDS encoding ROK family glucokinase → MGLTIGVDIGGTKIAAGVVDEEGTILETYKVPTPPTADGVTEAICAAVSEVSSNHTIEAVGIGAAGYVDDKRATVLFAPNINWRHEPLKDKVEQRIGLPVVVENDANCAAWGEYRFGAGQGHDDVICITLGTGLGGGIIIGNKLRRGRFGVAAEFGHIRVVPDGLLCGCGSQGCWEQYASGRALVRYAKQRANATPEHATILLALGDGTPEGIEGKHISEAARQGDLVAVDAFRELARWAGAGLADLASLFDPSAFIVGGGVSDEGDLVLDPIRKSFKRWLVGGAWRPHAQVLAAQLGGKAGLVGAADLARQG, encoded by the coding sequence ATGGGACTCACCATCGGCGTCGACATCGGCGGCACGAAGATCGCGGCCGGCGTGGTCGACGAAGAGGGCACGATCCTTGAGACGTACAAGGTGCCCACCCCGCCGACCGCGGACGGCGTGACGGAGGCCATCTGCGCCGCCGTGTCCGAGGTCAGCAGCAACCACACCATCGAGGCCGTCGGCATCGGCGCCGCCGGATACGTGGACGACAAGCGCGCGACCGTGCTCTTCGCGCCGAACATCAACTGGCGCCACGAGCCGCTCAAGGACAAGGTCGAGCAGCGCATCGGCCTGCCCGTCGTCGTCGAGAACGACGCGAACTGCGCGGCCTGGGGCGAATACCGCTTCGGTGCCGGCCAGGGCCACGACGACGTCATCTGCATCACGCTCGGCACCGGCCTCGGCGGCGGCATCATCATCGGCAACAAGCTGCGGCGCGGACGCTTCGGCGTCGCCGCCGAGTTCGGCCACATCCGGGTCGTCCCGGACGGCCTGCTGTGCGGCTGCGGCAGCCAGGGCTGCTGGGAGCAGTACGCCTCCGGGCGCGCCCTCGTCCGCTACGCCAAGCAGCGCGCCAACGCCACCCCCGAGCACGCGACGATCCTGCTCGCGCTCGGCGACGGCACCCCCGAGGGCATCGAGGGCAAGCACATCAGCGAGGCCGCCCGCCAGGGCGACCTGGTGGCCGTCGACGCCTTCCGCGAACTGGCCCGCTGGGCCGGCGCCGGACTCGCCGACCTGGCCTCCCTCTTCGACCCGTCCGCCTTCATCGTCGGCGGCGGCGTCTCCGACGAGGGCGACCTCGTGCTCGACCCGATCCGCAAGTCCTTCAAGCGCTGGCTGGTCGGCGGCGCCTGGCGCCCGCACGCCCAGGTGCTGGCCGCGCAGCTCGGCGGCAAGGCCGGACTCGTCGGCGCGGCCGACCTGGCCCGCCAGGGCTGA
- a CDS encoding endonuclease/exonuclease/phosphatase family protein yields MDQLPPTLPKSRTEPDGSAVIRVLSYNIRSLRDDEEALVRVIRACEPDLVLVQEAPRFFRWRKHAARVAAKCDLVVLGGGATATGPLLLCSLRVFVERTQDVLLPHTPGLHRRGLATAVVRIGGVRLGVVSAHLSLDRAQRREQADLLLDRVAALDTPYGIAAGDVNEGPDGPAFRRLAGALQDCWSVAPWGGERTFPAAAPDRRIDAVFATAGVEVLACGVPAGLAGVSGADLRSATDHLPVLAALRLPALP; encoded by the coding sequence ATGGACCAGTTGCCGCCCACGCTGCCGAAGTCCCGTACGGAACCCGACGGTTCCGCCGTGATCCGGGTGCTCAGCTACAACATCCGCTCGCTGCGCGACGACGAGGAGGCGCTGGTCCGGGTCATCCGGGCCTGCGAACCCGACCTGGTCCTCGTACAGGAGGCGCCGCGGTTCTTCCGCTGGCGCAAACACGCGGCGCGGGTCGCCGCCAAGTGCGACCTGGTGGTGCTGGGCGGGGGCGCGACCGCGACCGGACCGCTGCTGCTGTGCTCGCTGCGGGTCTTCGTGGAGCGGACGCAGGACGTACTGCTGCCGCACACGCCCGGACTGCACCGCCGGGGCCTGGCCACAGCGGTCGTCCGCATCGGCGGCGTGCGCCTGGGCGTGGTCTCGGCGCACCTGTCCCTGGACCGGGCCCAGCGGCGGGAGCAGGCCGACCTCCTCCTCGACCGGGTCGCGGCGCTGGACACCCCGTACGGGATCGCCGCGGGCGACGTGAACGAGGGGCCGGACGGCCCCGCCTTCCGGCGGCTCGCCGGCGCGCTGCAGGACTGCTGGTCGGTTGCCCCCTGGGGCGGGGAGCGGACCTTCCCGGCGGCGGCGCCGGACCGGCGGATCGACGCGGTCTTCGCCACGGCGGGAGTGGAAGTGCTGGCCTGCGGTGTCCCAGCGGGGCTGGCGGGGGTGTCCGGAGCGGACCTGCGGTCCGCCACGGACCACCTGCCGGTGCTGGCGGCGCTGCGGCTGCCGGCTCTGCCGTAG
- a CDS encoding lysophospholipid acyltransferase family protein — MKFSIGGSLKLAFRPWVEGLENIPAEGPAILASNHLSFSDSFFLPAVLDRKVTFIAKAEYFTSPGVKGKLTAAFFKGVGQLPVDRSGARGAGEAAIKSGVEVIERGELFGIYPEGTRSPDGRLYRGKPGGLARVALATGAPVIPVAMINTEKIQPPGKVIPKLMRPGIRIGKPLDFSRYHGMDGDRFILRSVTDEVMYEIMKLSGQEYVDIYATAAKRQIADAEKAAKDAEKAAKADKADKSE, encoded by the coding sequence ATGAAGTTCTCCATCGGCGGTTCGCTGAAACTCGCGTTCAGGCCGTGGGTGGAGGGCCTCGAGAACATTCCCGCGGAGGGGCCGGCGATCCTCGCGAGCAACCACCTGTCCTTCTCCGACTCCTTCTTCCTGCCGGCCGTGCTGGACCGGAAGGTGACCTTCATCGCGAAGGCGGAGTACTTCACCTCCCCCGGAGTCAAGGGCAAGCTGACCGCCGCGTTCTTCAAGGGCGTCGGCCAGCTCCCGGTGGACCGCTCCGGCGCCCGCGGCGCCGGCGAGGCCGCCATCAAGAGCGGCGTCGAGGTCATCGAACGCGGTGAGCTGTTCGGTATCTACCCCGAGGGCACGCGTTCACCCGACGGACGCCTCTACCGCGGCAAGCCCGGCGGCCTGGCCCGCGTGGCACTGGCCACCGGCGCGCCCGTGATCCCCGTCGCGATGATCAACACGGAGAAGATCCAGCCGCCCGGCAAGGTCATCCCCAAGCTCATGCGCCCCGGCATCCGGATCGGCAAGCCGCTGGACTTCAGCCGCTACCACGGCATGGACGGCGACCGCTTCATCCTGCGCTCGGTGACCGACGAGGTCATGTACGAGATCATGAAGCTCTCCGGCCAGGAGTACGTCGACATCTACGCGACGGCGGCCAAGCGCCAGATCGCCGACGCCGAGAAGGCGGCCAAGGACGCCGAGAAGGCGGCCAAGGCGGACAAGGCCGACAAGAGCGAGTAG
- a CDS encoding metallophosphoesterase family protein, whose protein sequence is MAGTKRGENGGGTSGSSRTRVHVVSDVHGNTEALARAGDGADALICLGDLVLFLDYADHSRGIFPDLFGVENADLIVELRTQRRFEEAHALGRRLWAGLDREQVIEEAVRRQYAEMFAAFPRPTYATYGNVDIPTLWPEYADRHGLTVLDGQRVEIAGRVFGFVGGGLPSPMRTPYEVDVEEYAAKVEALGEVDVLCSHIPPEVPELCYDTVARRFERGSEALLAAIRRTRPRYALFGHVHQPLARRMRIGATECVNVGHFASTGRPWAMEW, encoded by the coding sequence ATGGCTGGCACCAAGCGGGGCGAGAACGGCGGCGGCACGAGCGGATCGAGCCGCACACGGGTCCACGTCGTGAGCGACGTCCACGGCAACACCGAAGCCCTCGCCCGGGCCGGCGACGGCGCCGACGCCCTGATCTGCCTCGGCGACCTCGTCCTCTTCCTCGACTACGCCGACCACTCGCGCGGGATCTTCCCCGACCTGTTCGGCGTCGAGAACGCCGACCTCATCGTCGAGCTGCGCACCCAGCGCCGCTTCGAAGAGGCCCACGCCCTCGGCCGGCGGCTCTGGGCGGGCCTCGACCGCGAACAGGTGATCGAGGAGGCCGTGCGCCGCCAGTACGCCGAGATGTTCGCCGCCTTCCCCCGCCCCACGTACGCCACCTACGGCAACGTCGACATCCCGACGCTGTGGCCCGAGTACGCCGACCGCCACGGCCTCACCGTGCTCGACGGACAGCGCGTCGAGATCGCCGGACGCGTCTTCGGCTTCGTCGGCGGCGGACTGCCCTCGCCCATGCGCACCCCCTACGAAGTGGACGTGGAGGAGTACGCCGCCAAGGTCGAGGCCCTCGGCGAGGTCGACGTGCTGTGCTCGCACATCCCGCCGGAAGTGCCCGAGCTCTGCTACGACACCGTCGCACGCCGCTTCGAACGCGGCAGCGAGGCCCTGCTGGCCGCCATCCGCCGCACCCGGCCCCGCTACGCCCTCTTCGGCCACGTCCACCAGCCGCTGGCCCGGCGGATGCGGATCGGCGCCACCGAGTGCGTGAACGTCGGACACTTCGCGTCGACCGGCCGCCCATGGGCCATGGAGTGGTGA
- a CDS encoding response regulator: MVVDDHPMWRDAVARDLAAAGLDVVATAGDGPEAVRRARAVTPDVLVLDLNLPGMPGVQVCKELVGANPALRVLVLSASGEHADVLEAVKSGATGYLLKSAGAQELIDAVRRTAAGDPVFTPGLAGLVLGEYRRLATDPVPAASDEPKAPQLTDRETEVLRLVAKGLSYKQIAERLVISHRTVQNHVQNTLGKLQLHNRVELVRYAIEAGLDDA, encoded by the coding sequence ATGGTCGTCGACGACCACCCGATGTGGCGCGACGCCGTGGCCCGCGACCTGGCCGCCGCCGGCCTCGACGTGGTGGCCACCGCCGGCGACGGCCCCGAAGCGGTGCGCCGGGCCCGCGCGGTCACCCCCGACGTCCTGGTCCTCGACCTCAACCTGCCCGGCATGCCGGGGGTGCAGGTCTGCAAGGAGCTGGTCGGCGCCAACCCGGCGCTGCGGGTCCTGGTCCTGTCGGCCAGCGGCGAGCACGCGGACGTACTGGAGGCGGTGAAGTCAGGCGCGACCGGCTACCTGCTGAAGTCCGCGGGCGCCCAGGAGCTGATCGACGCCGTCCGCCGCACCGCCGCCGGGGACCCGGTCTTCACCCCGGGCCTGGCCGGGCTGGTGCTCGGCGAGTACCGGCGCCTGGCCACCGACCCGGTGCCGGCCGCCTCGGACGAGCCGAAGGCGCCGCAACTGACCGACCGCGAGACCGAGGTGCTGCGACTGGTGGCCAAGGGGCTCTCGTACAAGCAGATCGCGGAGCGGCTGGTCATCTCCCACCGCACCGTGCAGAACCACGTCCAGAACACCCTGGGCAAGCTGCAGTTGCACAACCGGGTGGAGCTCGTCCGGTACGCGATAGAGGCCGGTCTCGACGACGCGTGA